A window of Thermococcus aggregans contains these coding sequences:
- a CDS encoding replication factor C large subunit, with product MLPWVEKYRPKRLVDIVNQEKALEKVKAWIESWFHGIPKKKALLLAGPPGSGKTTTVYALANEYKFEVIELNASDERTFGKIERYLNAAYTMDVFGRRRKLIFLDEADNIEPSGAKEIAKLIDKARNPIIMSANKYWEVPLEIRNKAEIVEYKRLGQRDILKALFRIVKSEGVFVPKEVLVEIAKRARGDLRAAINDLQNLVSGGTEDAELVLAYRDVEKSIFEALGMIFASDNAKRAKMALMNLDNTPDEVLLWIEENIPYVYYKPEDIARAYEAISRADIYLGRATRTGNYGLWKYAIDMMTAGVAVSGVKKKGFIRFYPPKTLKMLRDTKEERSIRESIVRKIMKEMHMSKLEAIETMQIFRAIFANNLDVAAHIAVFLDLGDKEIEFLTGDKEKAAKIKGKMLSIHRKLKETKTELEVRIEEAEAVEEAAEEEEVEEELEEEETEEKEEEVKEEEQPAKEEKGKKPKQATLFDFIKKK from the coding sequence ATGCTGCCATGGGTTGAAAAATACAGGCCAAAAAGGCTTGTGGATATAGTAAATCAGGAGAAGGCATTGGAAAAGGTTAAGGCATGGATTGAAAGCTGGTTTCATGGAATCCCCAAGAAAAAAGCCCTCCTCCTTGCCGGTCCCCCCGGTAGCGGAAAGACCACGACCGTCTATGCACTGGCCAATGAGTATAAGTTTGAAGTAATTGAACTCAACGCAAGTGATGAGAGAACTTTCGGGAAAATAGAGCGCTATCTTAACGCTGCATATACAATGGATGTCTTTGGAAGGAGAAGAAAGCTGATCTTCCTTGATGAAGCCGATAACATAGAGCCTTCGGGAGCAAAGGAGATAGCAAAGCTCATAGACAAAGCAAGGAACCCCATAATAATGTCAGCCAACAAGTACTGGGAAGTACCTTTGGAAATAAGAAATAAAGCGGAAATCGTGGAATACAAGCGTTTAGGCCAGAGGGATATTTTAAAGGCGCTCTTTAGGATTGTAAAATCAGAGGGTGTTTTTGTTCCTAAGGAAGTTCTAGTGGAAATTGCAAAAAGGGCTAGAGGAGACTTGAGAGCTGCAATAAATGATCTCCAAAATCTCGTAAGTGGTGGGACGGAAGATGCCGAGCTTGTTCTGGCGTATAGAGATGTTGAAAAATCTATCTTTGAAGCCCTTGGAATGATATTTGCTTCAGACAATGCAAAAAGGGCAAAAATGGCCCTTATGAACCTTGACAACACCCCAGACGAGGTTCTTCTTTGGATTGAGGAAAACATTCCCTATGTGTACTACAAGCCAGAGGATATTGCGAGGGCGTATGAGGCCATAAGCAGGGCTGATATATACTTGGGGAGGGCAACAAGAACAGGAAACTACGGGCTGTGGAAGTATGCAATAGACATGATGACTGCAGGAGTTGCTGTTTCGGGAGTAAAGAAAAAGGGATTTATACGCTTTTATCCCCCAAAAACTCTTAAAATGCTTCGAGATACTAAGGAAGAGCGCTCTATCAGGGAGTCTATAGTTAGGAAAATAATGAAGGAGATGCACATGAGCAAGCTTGAGGCCATTGAAACAATGCAGATATTCCGAGCTATCTTTGCCAACAACTTAGATGTTGCCGCCCATATAGCGGTTTTCTTGGATCTTGGCGACAAGGAGATTGAGTTTCTTACCGGGGATAAAGAAAAGGCAGCAAAGATCAAAGGGAAGATGCTATCTATCCATAGAAAACTAAAGGAAACGAAAACAGAGCTTGAAGTGAGAATTGAAGAAGCTGAAGCTGTGGAAGAGGCTGCAGAAGAGGAAGAAGTTGAAGAGGAACTTGAGGAGGAAGAAACCGAGGAAAAAGAGGAAGAAGTCAAAGAGGAAGAGCAGCCCGCAAAGGAGGAAAAAGGAAAGAAGCCCAAACAGGCCACCCTATTTGACTTCATAAAGAAGAAGTGA
- the taw22 gene encoding tRNA (guanine(37)-N1)/4-demethylwyosine(37)-methyltransferase Taw22 codes for MAAVRVKKIEAEKAKRILKREGIYDGKRRPRRDKEHILLPITDPEKAQSLGFEVVDVELPLRPERQIYKNLESILKEKFTEEELNFLRRYDVIGDIAVIQIPPEIEHRERDIVDALLKVHPFLKVIAKKGFHRGTFRIREYSIIWGERRLTTVHKENGVDIKVDLSKVFFNPRMKGERYRLARLVNDGEKILLMFAGILPYALVIARYKAAEITAVELNEYAVKLGLENIEMNKKKLKGSIRVIQGDVFEVVPRLGTFDRVISPTPKGVDALRLAIEKAEKWVHYYDFIHENKLKEFEERIIKECRELGKECEIKIKKVSDYKPHVFKVCADIRLF; via the coding sequence ATGGCAGCAGTCAGGGTAAAGAAAATTGAAGCAGAGAAAGCTAAGAGAATTCTTAAGCGGGAAGGAATCTATGACGGAAAAAGAAGACCAAGGAGGGATAAAGAACACATCCTCTTGCCAATAACAGATCCGGAGAAAGCCCAGAGTCTGGGATTCGAGGTTGTGGATGTTGAACTCCCTCTTAGGCCAGAAAGACAGATTTACAAGAACCTTGAGAGCATTTTGAAGGAGAAGTTCACAGAAGAGGAACTAAACTTTCTCAGGCGTTATGACGTTATAGGAGATATTGCCGTAATTCAAATCCCTCCTGAGATAGAGCACAGAGAAAGGGATATAGTTGACGCCTTGCTCAAGGTGCACCCGTTTCTAAAGGTAATAGCTAAAAAAGGGTTCCACAGGGGCACTTTCAGAATAAGGGAATATTCAATAATATGGGGGGAAAGAAGACTCACGACGGTGCACAAGGAGAACGGCGTAGATATTAAGGTTGACTTAAGTAAGGTCTTTTTCAACCCCCGAATGAAAGGAGAACGCTATAGACTAGCCCGGCTCGTGAATGATGGAGAAAAGATCCTCCTCATGTTTGCCGGCATTTTGCCATATGCACTTGTAATTGCTAGATATAAAGCCGCAGAAATAACCGCCGTGGAATTAAACGAATACGCAGTAAAGCTAGGCCTTGAGAACATAGAAATGAACAAGAAAAAGCTTAAGGGCAGCATAAGGGTTATTCAGGGGGATGTATTTGAAGTCGTGCCTAGGCTTGGAACCTTTGACAGAGTTATAAGCCCGACTCCAAAAGGCGTCGATGCCCTCAGATTGGCAATTGAAAAAGCCGAAAAATGGGTTCACTATTACGACTTTATTCACGAGAACAAGCTCAAGGAATTTGAAGAGAGAATTATCAAGGAGTGCAGAGAACTCGGAAAGGAGTGCGAGATAAAAATAAAGAAGGTCTCGGACTACAAGCCTCATGTATTTAAGGTCTGCGCGGACATTAGGCTTTTCTAG
- a CDS encoding DUF835 domain-containing protein, with the protein MYLDPLGVLAGIILTIIGINLIKIALNYCETIQGPGKRLAKNFVISASLFTAGSIGVIIDSLTKTPLWIIMASFYTISYLLLVSSVGFYLRALSSQEARPKQRHEKTPTLPVTGAYAFKKPASPKTLAFLSEISSGLLVVSRMRKEFWMEKYHLEPDEFIWVSRIEEKNAIDPTKLHVLQDAIVKFLREKSGKAVVYFEGVEYLILYNDFPSVAKFLFSLKDHVISNESLLILYFPPGVLDKPQKNVLLKEFEEKNEKDLIEEITQKMITTLIEGGKHGSSQGKEN; encoded by the coding sequence ATGTACTTAGATCCCCTAGGAGTTCTAGCTGGGATTATCCTCACAATCATCGGGATAAACCTCATTAAGATAGCGTTAAATTACTGTGAGACCATTCAAGGGCCAGGAAAAAGACTAGCTAAAAACTTCGTAATATCCGCTTCCCTCTTTACCGCGGGCTCAATCGGAGTTATAATAGATTCTCTAACTAAAACCCCTCTCTGGATTATCATGGCAAGTTTCTACACCATCTCCTACCTGCTTTTGGTCTCTTCAGTCGGATTTTACCTCCGGGCTTTGAGTTCTCAAGAAGCGAGACCAAAACAACGCCACGAAAAAACTCCAACTTTACCAGTAACTGGAGCATACGCGTTTAAAAAGCCAGCAAGCCCCAAGACATTAGCATTTCTGTCAGAGATTTCAAGCGGACTACTCGTCGTGAGCAGAATGAGAAAAGAGTTTTGGATGGAGAAATACCACTTAGAGCCCGATGAATTCATATGGGTGAGCCGAATAGAGGAAAAGAACGCAATAGACCCTACAAAACTCCACGTGCTTCAAGATGCCATTGTCAAGTTTTTGCGGGAGAAGAGTGGAAAGGCAGTCGTGTACTTCGAGGGTGTTGAGTACCTCATCCTTTACAATGATTTTCCCTCGGTTGCAAAGTTTTTGTTCTCGCTAAAAGATCACGTAATTTCCAATGAGTCACTGCTTATTTTGTACTTCCCACCGGGTGTTTTGGACAAGCCTCAGAAAAACGTGCTTTTGAAAGAGTTTGAAGAAAAGAATGAAAAAGACCTCATCGAAGAAATCACACAAAAAATGATTACAACCTTAATAGAGGGAGGGAAGCATGGCAGCAGTCAGGGTAAAGAAAATTGA
- the moaA gene encoding GTP 3',8-cyclase MoaA, with translation MVLVDRFGRPVTNLRISLTSECNLKCFYCHREGQDFSFREMTPEEIERIVRIASKLGIKKVKLTGGEPTIRKDIVEIVRRIRPYVEDLSMTTNGTTMKTLAEPLKEAGLDRVNISLDTLDRKKYKEITGFDVLPQVLEGIEKAIKLFHPVKLNMVVMRGLNDDEIWDMINYAAQKKAILQLIEIEVPREMENSWFFKKYFYPLKPLEEKFEELAVEIRERKMHRRRKYFIPTEYGIAEVEVVRSMHNTVFCANCNRIRLTSTGHLKTCLLRKNDLIDIVTPIRNNASDEELIEIFKKAVLMREPYWK, from the coding sequence ATGGTTTTAGTAGATCGCTTTGGAAGACCTGTAACAAACCTGAGAATTTCTCTCACAAGCGAGTGCAACTTAAAATGCTTCTATTGTCACAGAGAAGGACAAGACTTCAGCTTTCGAGAGATGACGCCGGAAGAAATAGAAAGAATAGTTCGGATAGCATCAAAGCTCGGCATAAAAAAAGTCAAGCTAACCGGGGGAGAACCAACGATTCGAAAGGATATAGTGGAGATAGTGAGAAGAATAAGGCCCTATGTTGAAGACCTCTCCATGACCACCAACGGAACGACAATGAAGACACTGGCAGAGCCTTTAAAAGAAGCCGGGCTTGACAGAGTAAACATAAGCCTAGATACCCTTGACAGGAAAAAGTATAAAGAGATTACAGGATTTGACGTCCTTCCTCAAGTTCTTGAGGGAATTGAGAAAGCAATCAAACTTTTCCATCCAGTTAAGCTAAACATGGTTGTTATGAGAGGTCTTAATGATGATGAAATATGGGACATGATAAATTATGCCGCTCAGAAAAAGGCTATTCTCCAGCTTATTGAGATTGAAGTGCCAAGAGAAATGGAAAATTCATGGTTTTTCAAAAAATACTTTTACCCCTTAAAACCTCTGGAGGAGAAGTTTGAGGAACTTGCAGTAGAGATAAGGGAGAGAAAGATGCATAGAAGGAGAAAATATTTTATTCCAACGGAATACGGGATTGCTGAAGTTGAAGTCGTTAGGTCGATGCACAACACAGTTTTCTGCGCAAATTGTAATAGGATAAGGCTCACCTCAACGGGCCATTTAAAAACCTGTCTCTTGAGGAAAAATGATTTAATAGACATCGTAACCCCAATTAGGAACAACGCCTCCGATGAAGAACTTATCGAAATTTTCAAGAAGGCTGTTCTCATGAGGGAACCGTATTGGAAATGA